ttaagactggggtggcaggtattggggataatattcatttagccttctgagctttctgggcagacttggtgactttgccatctccagctgccttcttgtccactgctttgatgacacccacagcaaccgtctgtctcatgtcacgaacagcaaaacggcccagaggaggatagtcagagaagctctcaacacacataggtttgccaggaaccatatcaacagtggcagcatccccagatttcaagaacttgagaccatcttccagcttctttccagaacgacgatctatcttttccttcagctcagcaaacttgcaagcaatgtgagctgtgtgacaatccagcacaggtgcatatccagcactgatttggcctggatggttcaggataatcacctgagctgtgaagccagctgcttccattggtgggttatttttgctgtcaccagccacgttgccacgacgaacatctttgacagatacgttcttgacattgaagcccacattgtccccaggaagagcctcactcaaagcttcatggtgcatttcaacagactttacttcagttgtaacattgactggagcaaacgTGACCACCAttccaggcttaagaacaccagtctccactcgacccactgggacagtaccaataccaccaattttgtagacgtcttggagaggcagacgcaagggcttatcagttggaggagttggtggcagaatgcaatccagggcttcaagcagtgtggttccgctggcattcccatctttacgggtgactttccatcccttgaaccaaggcatgttagcacttggctccagcatgttgtcaccattccaaccagaaattggcacaaatgctactgtgtcagggttgtagccaattttcttaacgtaggtgctgacttccttaacgatttcctcgtatctcttctggctgtacggtggttcagtggaatccattttgttaacaccaacaattagttgttttacacccagtgtgtaagccagaagggcatgctcacgggtctgcccattcttggagatacctgcttcaaattcaccaataccagcagcaacaatcaggacagcacagtcagcctgagatgtgcctgtaatcatgtttttgataaagtctctgtgttctggggcatcaatgatggtcacataatacttgctggtcttgaatttccacagggagatatcaatggtgataccacgttcacgttcagctttcagtttatccaagacccaggcatacttgaaggagccttttcccaccTCAGCAGCCTCctcaaatttttcgatagttcttttgtcgatcccaccacatttgtagatcagatggccagtagtggtagacttgcccgaatctacgtgacgacgatgttgatgtgagtcttctcctttcccattttggtttaggtttagcggtggttttcatgacacctgtgttctggtggCAAACCCATTGTGAAAAAGTCATTACAGATTTTTACTGTAATCTTCATTACAGTAAAAACAATGGCTTTCAAAAAGCCCTAATGAATTAATAAAGGTAGGCATTGAGCACCAATAGCTgataaataacacacacacacaaaagaaatactCAGATTATGaatttacaaggaaaaataaacctGATTCTGATGAAGCCTCAAGATCTAACTACCAATTTACAGGAAAAACAGTAGACAAGAGGACCATATTAAGCCATACTGCAGGAATGCAATCAGTAAAATTCAGACTATAGGAAACATTATAAGATAGACAACCCAGTGTCTttgacaatagaaaaaaatagcaaggaaaaacaaaaagacagaaaaagaggaagaaaatatacaacaaaaaagACTTATGGAACATACACAAATCTGATTTGGATTCTGACTCAAACAATTGTGAGAAAAAAACTTGTGGCACCTCTAGCTTTCACTCAGGGATAGAGAGCTACATAGAACATCATTCTCATcatacttaaaacaacaacaaccaaaatatatatatataaaaagccaGACAACtacattaatgattttttttcaaatccattgGAAAATGAGGTCTCAGGGCAACCAGCTGGTCTAAAACACAAGGAGGGACAGATGCCTGTAAGGAGAAAAGAGATGTGGCCATTCGTGTACCTGGGGTAAATGCCACTGGATGGACATCTGTGAGAGAATTCAGTGAGAATAGTTAATAtaatattggcaaatcaaatcAAACATTATATAAAAGAATAGTACCTCATAACCAAGGAggggtttatcccaggaatactgatttgaaaatcaatcaacatgattcacaatggtaaaggaaaaaaagaagaagaaacatcaTGTTTAATGGCAAAAAAACTGAATGCCCTCCCAATGAGTTCAAGAGAGGAGTATCCTCTCTCACCACTTATTCAACACCAACTGGATGCATCATGCTGGGCACATTCCAACCAACtcaataaaacaacaaaagaaaaccaaggcttacaaattggagaagaagaaagaaaacggTCTCCATTCATatatgacatgattgtctatataaaaaaaataataaattatacacCAAAAATACCTCCTAGAACCAGTATAGGAGTTTGGCAcctttgcaggatacaaagttgaTTCTACATATTGGCAATGATAAATtagatttcaaattttttttaaaaataccacttatTGTAATAGCactccaaaaatgaaatttagtttcatatatgtcatatatgtgAAATATCTGCATGGTGAAACATAtgaaacactaaagaaaaaaaacaaagaagatccAAATAATCAcattcatagattggaagacaTAGTATTATTAAATTGCCAATCCTTCCCAATatgatctatagatttaacagAAAATCACTGGTATACAGTAACTCTctatactgctttttaaattcttctgtaagtctaaaattattgcaaaataaaaagcttttgaaatttataattaaGGAATCACTATTAATTGGTTTTTAGATGAGATGAAGGTATTGGGGTTATGTTTTGAAAACTCCCCACCTAAGAGACATAGatttaaattgtaaataattGGAAATTCTCTAAATGGCAGCCATCACAGAATTACTTGTTTCAGACAAGAATcatggatgctaaaattagtgaGTGAAAGTATTATGAGAAACAAGACacttgaagggtgcctgggtggctcagcagttaagcgtctgcctttggctcagggtgtgatcctggagtccctggattaagtcccacatcaggctccctgcatggagcctgcttctccctctgcctgtgtctttgcctctctctgtgtgtctctcatgagacacaaataaataaaatattaaaaaaaaaaaagaaacaagacacTTGAATTGGCTCAAATATCTCCCCCACAAGATACTTATTAAACACAAAGAGGATGATAGTAACTTTTCAGCTAAGTAACCTGGCAAACATTATCTTAAACAAGTACCTCCTGATACGATGTACAGAGAAGGACACAGTACCATTGCTAAGGACtcctgccaaaaatgcataacctgaatctTAATCATGCAAGAGCATTTATTGCATAAAACTGTACTAAAGGACAGTCTACAAAATGACTGGCCTGTACTCTTTAAAATGTGGAAATCATGAAACACGGAGACAGACTGGAAGGAGACAAATGATATGGGATTCAAAAGCAACATGTGATCCTGGGTCAGATCCTGGATCTGAAAGAAAAATTGTCTTTGCTGTGAAGGACATTAATGGGGCAGCTGTCAACatttaaataagcttttattttttttttaagagtttatttatttattcatgagagacacagagagagagagaggcagagacataggcagagagagaagcaggctcccagtagggagcctgatgggaactcaattccaggaccccagggtcacaacctgagccaaaggcagacgctcaaccactgagccacccagtcaccccttaaATAAGCTTTTAGATTGGCTAACAGTGttgtgttattttaatttcttgattttgatcACTGTATAAGGGTGCTGTTTTTCAAGTATCACACAATGAGGTGTTGGGGGAGTTTACTTTCaaacaattcaaaaagaaaattatatatacatacataatatataaacacacatagtgaaatattagagaatatttattgtatttatagagtatattatgtatttaaaatgttttatttatatatttattaatatatacagaaaaaatgatcaagcaaatatgttaaaatgttatcTTGTGAATACACAGGAATTTTTTACACTATTTCTGTAACTTTTCTAAAAGTCTgaaattatccaaaataaaaagtttttaaaattaacaagagaTAATAATAACATCTTGAGTCCATGGCCTCCTCTATTTCCAAAGAGCTTCTGTCTATCCCAGAAGAAAACTGACTCTGTCTTTCATCCATTAGACCATCCCAGCCATCTGACTTAAAACAACACGAATTAGATTTGATGGCCACTGCACAGACTAGACTTTGCTAGCTCATGCACCTCGCTCTACTTTCTCTGCAACCATGTCTGACAAACCTGATATGCCTAAGATAGAGAAATTCAATAAATcaaaattgaagaagacagaaatgcAAGACACAAATCCACTGCCTTCAAAAGAAACAACTGAACAGGAGAAGCAAGCCAGTGAATCGTGATGAGGCATGTGCCACCCATATGCACTATATATTCCACAAGCATTGACTTCTTGTTTTGCTTCTCTCAGT
This window of the Canis lupus dingo isolate Sandy chromosome 5, ASM325472v2, whole genome shotgun sequence genome carries:
- the LOC112650431 gene encoding thymosin beta-4-like, whose translation is MSDKPDMPKIEKFNKSKLKKTEMQDTNPLPSKETTEQEKQASES